The genomic window CGATTTCATCATCAGTAAATTGGGCAAACACATTGGCAAAGATAAGATGAGCTTAAAACCAAAAGACGTAGTTTTATACGGCTTTGGTCGCATTGGTCGCATTGCAGCAAGAGAATTGATTGTGCAGGCCGGAAAGGGCGAGCAATTGCGTTTGCGTGCCATTGTAACACGCAGCTACAGCGACGAAGAGCTCACCAAACGTGCCGAGCTGTTACGTACCGATTCTATCCATGGTCCTTTTAACGGCACCATTGTAGAAGATCATGAAAATAAAGCACTCATTATTAATGGACAAACGATTTACCTCATTGCTGTTAAAAATCCAGAAGAAGCAGATTATACCGCATACGGCATTAATGACGCCTTAGTGATTGACAATACTGGCGTTTTTCGCGACCGTGAAGGACTGAGTAGGCATTTAAGTGCCAAAGGTGTAAGCAAAGTATTGCTCACTGCGCCTGCCAAAGGCGATATCCCCAATATAGTTACGGGAATTAACGATAGTGATTTTGATTTTAAAGAAGAAAACATATTCTCTAATGCTTCTTGTACTACTAATGCCATTATTCCGGTTCTTAAAGTGATAGAAGATGGCTTTGGCATTGAAAAAGGCCATATAGAAACGGTACACTCTTACACCAACGATCAAAATTTATTAGATAACTACCATAAAAAATATCGAAGAGGCCGCTCGGCAGCACTAAACTTGGTAATTACCGAAACTGGCGCAGATAAAGCAGTAGCAAAAGTATTACCTCAATTGGCAGGCAAATTAACGGGCAATGCAGTTAGGGTACCCACGCCTAACGTTTCACTTGCTATTTTAAATTTATCATTAAACCAAGAAACCAGTAAAGAAGATATAGAGCAGCTATTAAAAGGAGCATCACTGTTTGGCGATCTTTCTGAGCAACTAGAATATTCTGTTTCTAATGAGCTGGTAAGTACCGATTTGATAGGCAACAGCCACGCTTCAATTGTAGACGGACCAGCTACTATACTATCAAAGGATGGGAGATCTGTAGTATTGTATGC from Pedobacter sp. SL55 includes these protein-coding regions:
- a CDS encoding glyceraldehyde-3-phosphate dehydrogenase, producing MSNKYQSEFQNWIEKEKKALELIKCVGHLWFDRSIELVLFRKPLFDVGSSEILAYRHYAKEISGKDISIYETLELANTIAKSSLAPSRIDVGRLASEWLDESNTQSSMHDFIISKLGKHIGKDKMSLKPKDVVLYGFGRIGRIAARELIVQAGKGEQLRLRAIVTRSYSDEELTKRAELLRTDSIHGPFNGTIVEDHENKALIINGQTIYLIAVKNPEEADYTAYGINDALVIDNTGVFRDREGLSRHLSAKGVSKVLLTAPAKGDIPNIVTGINDSDFDFKEENIFSNASCTTNAIIPVLKVIEDGFGIEKGHIETVHSYTNDQNLLDNYHKKYRRGRSAALNLVITETGADKAVAKVLPQLAGKLTGNAVRVPTPNVSLAILNLSLNQETSKEDIEQLLKGASLFGDLSEQLEYSVSNELVSTDLIGNSHASIVDGPATILSKDGRSVVLYAWYDNEYGYTRQVIRLAKKIAGVVRLTYY